One Peribacillus simplex NBRC 15720 = DSM 1321 genomic region harbors:
- a CDS encoding phosphatase PAP2 family protein, protein MIKYSWIAMVLLCLLLFFFLMHEVQSEKTLAFDTYIAELFSVGENTFSFTFFKSITYLGKSKFIGFGSLLCVLYLWIIKKDYWTMAVFSIGVTGGDVLNGWIKNHIQRARPENHLMETTGFSFPSGHAMVGLIFFSMVAYLIIKEVKGDFLKWAVGIGFVCMVLLIGVSRIIMKVHFPTDILAGFALGAAYSLTLFNLYKYLGRRVL, encoded by the coding sequence ATGATTAAATATTCCTGGATTGCTATGGTTTTGCTTTGCTTGTTGCTATTCTTTTTTTTGATGCATGAAGTCCAGAGTGAGAAGACTTTAGCGTTCGATACATATATTGCGGAACTTTTTTCCGTAGGTGAAAATACTTTTTCGTTCACTTTCTTCAAGTCCATTACCTATCTTGGGAAATCCAAGTTCATTGGTTTTGGAAGCTTACTATGTGTTCTATATTTGTGGATAATAAAGAAGGATTATTGGACCATGGCCGTATTCTCTATCGGAGTCACTGGGGGCGATGTATTAAACGGGTGGATAAAAAATCATATTCAAAGAGCGCGCCCTGAAAATCATTTGATGGAGACCACCGGTTTCAGTTTTCCAAGTGGTCACGCAATGGTAGGCCTTATTTTCTTCAGTATGGTTGCTTATTTAATTATTAAAGAAGTTAAAGGAGACTTTTTGAAATGGGCAGTGGGAATCGGCTTCGTTTGTATGGTTCTGCTCATCGGAGTCAGCAGGATCATTATGAAAGTTCATTTTCCAACTGATATCTTGGCAGGTTTTGCACTAGGAGCTGCATATAGTTTAACCTTGTTTAATTTGTATAAGTACCTGGGGCGGAGAGTACTTTGA
- the hemH gene encoding ferrochelatase yields MSRKKMGLLVMAYGTPYTEEDIERYYTHIRHGRRPSDELIADLKGRYEAIGGLSPLAKITAGQAEALEKKLNSVQEEVEFKAYLGLKHIEPFVEDAVKQMHEDGIKEAVSIVLAPHFSTFSVKSYNGRAEDEAAKLGDLTITSVESWYDEPKFIQYWVDQVKEVIGKMTSEERDNFALIVSAHSLPEKILQSGDPYPNQLKETADMIAKGAGVTNYAVGWQSAGQTPEPWLGPDVQDLTRDLHQAKGYKAFIYIPVGFVAEHLEVLYDNDYECKVVTEDIGACYYRPDMPNVKPEFIDALATIILNKLQEK; encoded by the coding sequence ATGTCAAGAAAAAAAATGGGCCTTTTAGTGATGGCTTATGGTACTCCGTACACTGAAGAGGATATTGAAAGATATTATACACATATTCGTCATGGGAGACGGCCTAGCGACGAATTGATTGCCGACCTAAAAGGCAGATATGAAGCGATCGGTGGATTATCCCCGCTTGCAAAAATAACAGCAGGACAAGCTGAAGCCCTTGAAAAGAAATTGAATTCCGTTCAGGAGGAAGTTGAATTCAAGGCATATCTTGGACTGAAACATATTGAACCTTTTGTTGAAGACGCAGTGAAACAAATGCATGAAGATGGAATCAAAGAAGCGGTCAGTATAGTTTTGGCACCGCATTTTTCAACATTCAGCGTGAAGTCTTATAATGGACGTGCCGAGGATGAAGCCGCTAAATTGGGGGACCTGACCATCACTTCCGTTGAAAGCTGGTATGATGAGCCAAAATTCATTCAATATTGGGTAGACCAAGTAAAAGAAGTAATCGGAAAAATGACCTCGGAAGAACGCGATAATTTCGCTTTGATTGTGTCGGCACATAGCCTCCCTGAAAAAATCTTGCAATCAGGAGATCCGTATCCAAATCAACTGAAAGAAACGGCAGACATGATTGCTAAGGGCGCAGGGGTTACCAATTATGCAGTAGGCTGGCAAAGTGCTGGACAAACACCTGAACCATGGTTGGGACCTGATGTACAGGATTTAACCAGAGATCTTCATCAAGCAAAAGGTTATAAAGCTTTCATTTATATTCCTGTTGGCTTTGTTGCCGAGCATCTTGAAGTCCTTTATGATAACGATTATGAATGTAAGGTTGTGACTGAAGATATTGGTGCATGCTACTATAGGCCTGATATGCCCAATGTTAAACCTGAATTCATCGATGCTTTGGCCACAATCATATTAAATAAATTACAGGAAAAGTGA
- a CDS encoding M20 family metallopeptidase — protein MIQRLHNLLDGSYEEMVSIRRYLHQHPELSFQETQTAAFIAGYYEKLGIEHRTNVGGNGVIAKVTGNKPGKTVALRADFDALPIQDEKEVSYKSSVPGVMHACGHDGHTATLLVLAKNLNELKDELEGEYIFIHQHAEEYAPGGAKPMIEAGCLDGVDVIFGTHLWATVPTGTVQYAYGPIMAAADRFEIIIQGQGGHGAQPHKTRDAIVVGSQLVMALQQIVSRRLNPIDSAVITVGSFVADNAFNVIADKAKIIGTVRTFKEDVRSFISEEMERIVKGTCLAADCTYEYQYFQGYPAVIPHVEETKFLIESTESVKEVLITEEIDPDMTGEDFSYYLQNVKGTFFFTGARPKNEHTYPHHHPLFDIDEKAMLIAAKILGTAAVTYHNKKQSSQKVNESLLR, from the coding sequence ATGATACAGCGATTACACAATCTTCTAGATGGTTCGTATGAAGAAATGGTTTCCATCAGGCGTTATCTTCATCAACATCCCGAGCTTTCTTTTCAAGAAACCCAAACGGCGGCCTTCATCGCTGGATATTATGAAAAACTTGGAATCGAACACCGGACGAATGTAGGCGGTAATGGTGTTATTGCCAAGGTCACAGGCAATAAGCCTGGTAAAACCGTAGCATTGCGCGCTGATTTCGACGCCTTACCCATTCAAGATGAAAAAGAAGTTTCCTATAAATCTTCCGTACCCGGGGTAATGCATGCGTGTGGACACGATGGCCATACTGCGACACTCCTTGTCCTTGCAAAAAACCTGAATGAACTGAAGGATGAGCTCGAAGGTGAATATATATTTATCCATCAGCATGCTGAAGAATATGCTCCAGGAGGTGCCAAACCAATGATTGAGGCTGGCTGCCTTGATGGGGTGGATGTAATTTTCGGCACCCATTTATGGGCTACTGTCCCTACCGGAACAGTCCAATACGCTTATGGACCTATTATGGCCGCTGCTGACCGTTTTGAAATCATCATTCAAGGGCAGGGCGGCCATGGAGCCCAGCCGCATAAAACCCGTGATGCAATCGTAGTCGGCTCTCAGCTAGTCATGGCCCTACAGCAAATAGTAAGCCGCCGCCTTAACCCAATAGATTCTGCAGTCATTACCGTCGGTTCCTTTGTAGCGGATAATGCCTTTAACGTCATAGCAGATAAGGCTAAAATAATCGGTACCGTCCGCACTTTCAAGGAAGATGTCCGTTCATTCATAAGCGAAGAAATGGAGCGAATTGTTAAAGGAACCTGCCTAGCTGCTGACTGCACTTATGAATATCAATACTTTCAAGGTTATCCAGCTGTTATTCCACATGTTGAGGAAACTAAATTCCTAATCGAAAGCACTGAGTCCGTCAAGGAAGTTTTGATTACAGAGGAAATCGACCCGGATATGACAGGTGAAGATTTTTCTTATTATTTACAAAATGTAAAAGGTACATTCTTCTTTACAGGGGCCAGGCCAAAAAATGAACATACATATCCGCATCATCATCCTTTGTTTGAC
- the hemE gene encoding uroporphyrinogen decarboxylase, with product MSKEITNDTFLKAARGEKTDHVPVWYMRQAGRSQPEYRKLKEKYSLFEITHQPELCAYVTRLPVEQYDVDAAILYKDIMTPLPAIGVDVEIKSGIGPVISNPIKSVTDVEKLGELNPEKDIPYVLDTIKLLTTEQLSVPLIGFSGAPFTIASYMIEGGPSKNYNKTKAFMYSEPKAWFALMDKLADMIIIYVKSQIKAGVKAVQIFDSWVGALNVEDYRVFIKPIMTRIFSSLREENVPLIMFGVGASHLALEWNDLPIDVVGLDWRLPITEARQMGIQKTVQGNLDPALLLSSWDVIEERTKRILDQGMEQDGYIFNLGHGVFPSVNPETLKRLTAFIHEYSSKMK from the coding sequence ATGTCTAAGGAAATTACGAATGATACATTTTTAAAAGCTGCGAGAGGAGAGAAAACGGATCATGTGCCTGTTTGGTATATGCGACAGGCTGGCCGTTCACAGCCGGAATACCGTAAATTGAAAGAGAAGTATTCCCTTTTTGAAATTACTCATCAGCCGGAATTATGCGCTTATGTGACTAGATTGCCAGTTGAGCAATATGATGTTGACGCTGCGATTTTATATAAAGATATAATGACACCGCTACCAGCCATTGGTGTCGATGTTGAGATTAAGTCCGGAATCGGTCCGGTCATATCCAATCCGATCAAATCGGTGACAGATGTTGAAAAATTAGGTGAATTGAACCCAGAGAAAGACATCCCATATGTGTTGGACACGATTAAATTATTGACCACGGAGCAATTGTCAGTTCCTTTGATCGGTTTCTCCGGGGCACCGTTCACCATTGCTTCATACATGATTGAAGGCGGTCCCTCCAAAAACTACAATAAGACGAAAGCTTTCATGTATTCCGAGCCAAAGGCCTGGTTTGCATTAATGGATAAGTTAGCGGATATGATCATCATCTATGTCAAGTCACAAATTAAAGCCGGCGTTAAAGCCGTCCAAATCTTTGATTCATGGGTGGGTGCTTTGAACGTTGAAGATTACCGAGTATTCATCAAGCCAATCATGACTCGTATCTTTTCTTCATTGCGTGAAGAAAATGTACCGCTAATCATGTTCGGGGTCGGCGCAAGTCACTTGGCACTTGAGTGGAATGATCTTCCGATTGATGTAGTCGGGCTTGATTGGAGACTACCAATTACAGAAGCAAGACAAATGGGAATACAGAAAACGGTACAAGGTAATCTTGATCCTGCCCTACTATTATCATCATGGGATGTTATAGAAGAACGGACAAAAAGGATCCTGGATCAGGGCATGGAACAAGATGGCTACATCTTTAATCTTGGACATGGGGTTTTCCCTTCCGTAAACCCGGAAACACTGAAGAGGCTGACCGCTTTCATTCATGAATATTCATCAAAAATGAAGTAA
- the yhfH gene encoding protein YhfH translates to MIQSSVEFFKNLPPKQCTECGKKIEEQHECYGNHCDHCLSGE, encoded by the coding sequence ATGATTCAAAGTAGCGTTGAGTTCTTTAAAAACCTGCCTCCGAAACAATGCACGGAATGCGGAAAAAAAATTGAAGAACAGCACGAATGTTATGGAAACCACTGTGATCATTGCCTTTCTGGAGAGTAG
- a CDS encoding TetR/AcrR family transcriptional regulator, whose translation MSVDRKKLILEAATKSFSLFGYKATTMDQVAKIANVGKGTIYTFYKNKEELFKEIVQRMIEEMKYEAEQSLDDQLSFFENLHRAVYRILEFRQEHQLSLKLLQEEREIGTPAVQEMVNEMEEAIVSYIKEKLKIAIEKGYIQPCDPEITAFLMLKMYLALIFDWERNHAPLEKEEIAELFKIYLFKGLSVT comes from the coding sequence ATGTCTGTTGATCGTAAAAAATTAATTTTAGAAGCCGCGACCAAGTCGTTTTCACTTTTTGGATATAAGGCAACGACGATGGATCAAGTCGCTAAAATTGCCAATGTGGGTAAAGGGACCATTTATACCTTTTATAAAAATAAAGAAGAACTGTTTAAAGAAATCGTTCAGCGGATGATTGAGGAAATGAAATATGAGGCGGAACAATCTTTGGATGACCAACTCTCCTTTTTTGAAAATCTGCATCGGGCCGTTTATCGAATTCTGGAGTTCAGGCAGGAACATCAATTATCTTTGAAACTTCTTCAGGAGGAACGGGAAATTGGTACGCCGGCCGTTCAAGAAATGGTTAATGAAATGGAAGAAGCCATTGTATCCTACATTAAGGAAAAACTAAAAATAGCGATTGAAAAGGGCTATATACAGCCTTGTGATCCAGAGATAACAGCTTTCCTGATGTTAAAGATGTACCTTGCCCTGATTTTTGATTGGGAAAGGAACCATGCCCCATTAGAGAAAGAGGAAATTGCTGAACTATTTAAAATATATTTGTTCAAAGGATTATCCGTTACGTGA
- a CDS encoding antibiotic biosynthesis monooxygenase family protein — translation MNVFITSGSFDFLKIKKDKHPNEKILLMQNPGTAVLLHETAGKTIFSSPRKYEVVDGKGNLQDHGYVVMNNIPVSEEGRPVFEHRFKNRAEFIENEPGFVALRVLRPINSETYVILTIWEKQTDFLNWKKSSSFQKAHNSDSKAPVTNSSQKMFSGEAYVTQYTLVKDSEE, via the coding sequence ATGAATGTATTCATCACATCAGGCAGTTTCGATTTTTTGAAAATCAAAAAAGATAAGCATCCGAATGAAAAAATATTACTTATGCAAAATCCTGGCACTGCAGTACTTTTACATGAAACAGCAGGTAAAACGATCTTCAGCTCTCCACGTAAGTATGAAGTAGTTGATGGGAAAGGAAACCTTCAGGATCATGGGTATGTAGTCATGAACAATATACCTGTCAGTGAAGAAGGAAGGCCGGTATTCGAACATCGTTTTAAAAACAGGGCCGAATTCATCGAAAATGAACCAGGTTTCGTCGCACTTCGTGTACTGCGGCCAATCAACTCTGAAACTTATGTAATCTTAACGATTTGGGAGAAACAAACCGATTTCTTGAACTGGAAGAAATCCAGTTCCTTTCAGAAGGCGCATAACAGCGACTCCAAAGCTCCCGTTACGAATTCCAGCCAGAAGATGTTTTCAGGTGAAGCCTATGTTACGCAGTATACTTTGGTGAAGGATTCAGAAGAATAA